One Dictyostelium discoideum AX4 chromosome 3 chromosome, whole genome shotgun sequence genomic region harbors:
- the pex7 gene encoding WD40 repeat-containing protein: MKRFHSHFNGYSVEFSPFEEQRLACVTSQHFGIIGNGRQYILDVLDRDIGAFKTFDTRDGLYDCTWSEENECHVASSSGDGSIKIWDTQAPSGGRPIKSFEEHTKEVYSVDWNLVTKDTFITGSWDQSIKIWNPRMDRSLKTFREHRYCIYSAIWSPRNAHLFASVSGDRTLKIWDSRDNRSLNTIKAHDHEILTCDWNKYNDKEVVTGSVDKTIRIWDIRYPDRPTTILRGHTYAVRRIKCSPHSESMLASCSYDMSVIVWDRAREQDPIIARMDHHTEFVVGLDWNMFIDGQMASCSWDEQVCVWNLGRPGQFR; the protein is encoded by the exons atgaaaagaTTTCATTCACATTTTAATGGATATTCGGTAGAGTTTTCACCATTTGAAGAACAAAGATTGGCATGTGTAACGTCACAACATTTTGGTATTATTGGTAATGGTAGACAATATATATTAGATGTATTAGATAGAGATATTGGTGcatttaaaacatttgatACAAGAGATGGTTTATATGATTGTACATGGAGTGAAGAAAATGAATGTCATGTTGCATCTTCATCTGGTGATGGTTCTATAAAAATTTGGGATACTCAa gCGCCAAGTGGTGGTAGACcaattaaaagttttgaaGAACATACAAAAGAAGTTTATAGTGTAGATTGGAATTTAGTTACAAAAGATACATTTATTACAGGTTCATGGGATCAAAGTATAAAAATATGGAATCCAAGGATGGATAGATCATTAAAAACATTTAGAGAACATAGATATTGTATATATAGTGCAATTTGGTCACCAAGAAATGCTCATTTATTTGCATCCGTTAGTGGTGATAGAACTTTAAAAATATGGGATAGCAGAG ataatAGATCattaaatacaattaaagCACATGATCATGAAATTTTGACATGCGATTGgaataaatataatgataAGGAGGTTGTTACAGGTTCAGTTGATAAAACTATTAGAATTTGGGATATCAGATATCCAGATAGACCAACAACCATTTTAAGAGGTCATACTTATGCAGTTAGAAGAATTAAATGTTCACCACATTCCGAATCAATGCTTGCTTCTTGTTCATa tgaTATGTCAGTTATTGTATGGGATAGAGCAAGAGAACAAGATCCAATTATAGCAAGAATGGATCATCATACagaatttgttgttggtttagATTGGAATATGTTTATCGATGGTCAAATGGCATCTTGTTCATGGGATGAACAAGTATGTGTTTGGAATCTTGGTAGACCAGGCCAATTTAGATAG
- the pufA gene encoding RNA binding protein, protein QQQQQHHHHHHHQQSHQQQQQQQSQHQQRSSIHHQQPPQYGIYSSLQQQQFQNGGNGYRGQINTNDFYINEQQQLQQQQQQQHHHHQQPPQHHQQQQHAQKPYITSIHNGHQVGVSQQTHMVPQQQQQTTSLHHQHPQQIREFQPKRKPLTNNTVSQSPPQPVNIINNHTQYNSNNNNNNNNNNQYYSSSPQQNIGLSPNSLSPSMIQQHHHHQQQQHHHHHQHHHQQQHHNQHPVVTLSSSPTSSSLSHSPSTIVTLNNNNSNSNINSNITNNATGNNGGMNKPVSINLNTSTHSSPNSQSSPNTPNSLSTPTPLSASTVVANNNNGNFNDSANGNGLKPVEINQTLSPSSTIVANAPAPNVVLSNNSTNSVVSSSSPPPTTSSPSSLSSSSLSSAATTTTTTTTTTTATATQSTTPPPPPVTSTPSSPTQQQTNEYTTRSQLLEDFRNLKMKLELSDIKGHIAEFSKDQVGSRIIQQKIENASLEEKQLVFDEVVVAVHSLMTDVFGNYVLQKFFEHGTTEQKRILADKLSGHILSLTLQMYGCRVIQKAIESIELDKQILLIGELNGHIVQCVTDQNGNHVIQKCIEKIPTHLIQFIIDSFHGHIYQLATHPYGCRVIQRILEHCAEKQVAPILDELMRCAVSLVQDQYGNYVIQHVLENGTPRDKSAIVCKLQGQIYNLSQHKFASNVIEKCVQHGCTAERILIINEILGDANSPNSSNVLLKILKDPYANYVIQKILDIVEPAQRDMIINRIQPFVPTLKKVTPGKHIISRIEKYSANNN, encoded by the coding sequence caacaacaacaacaacatcatcatcatcatcatcaccaacaatcacaccaacaacaacaacaacaacaatcacaacaccAACAAAGGTCATcaattcatcatcaacaaccaccacaataTGGTATATATTCatcattacaacaacaacaattccAAAATGGTGGCAATGGATATAGGGGTCAAATCAACACAAatgatttttatataaatgagcaacaacaattacaacaacagcagcaacaacaacaccaccaccatcaacaaccaccacaacatcaccagcaacaacaacatgcTCAAAAACCCTATATTACTAGTATTCATAATGGTCATCAAGTTGGAGTTTCTCAACAAACTCATATGGtacctcaacaacaacaacaaacaactAGTTTACATCATCAACACCCACAACAAATTAGAGAATTCCAACCAAAAAGAAAACCTCTTACCAATAATACTGTATCTCAATCCCCACCTCAACctgttaatattataaataatcataCTCAATACaatagcaacaacaacaacaacaacaataataataatcaatattattcaaGTTCACCACAACAAAATATAGGTTTATCACCAAATTCTTTGTCTCCATCGATGattcaacaacaccaccaccatcaacaacaacaacaccaccaccatcatcaacatcatcatcaacaacaacatcacaATCAACACCCTGTAGttacattatcatcatcaccaacctCATCATCTTTGTCACATTCACCATCAACAATTGtcacattaaataataataatagtaatagtaatataaatagtaatataacAAATAATGCCACTGGTAATAACGGTGGTATGAATAAACCAGTATCGATTAATTTGAACACTTCAACACAttcatcaccaaattcaCAATCATCACCAAACACACCAAACTCTTTATCCACACCAACACCATTAAGCGCTTCTACTGTTGTGgctaataataacaatggtaattttaatgatagtGCTAATGGTAATGGATTAAAACCTGTAGAAATTAACCAAACCCTATCACCCTCTTCAACAATTGTAGCAAACGCACCAGCTCCAAATGTAGTTTTATCGAACAATTCAACAAATAGTGTtgtttcatcttcatcaccaccaccaacaacttCATCTCCATCATCATTGTCATCGTCATCATTGTCATCAGCagcaacaaccaccaccacaacaaccaccaccacaacagcaacagcaactcAATCAActacaccaccaccaccaccagttACATctacaccatcatcaccaactcAACAACAAACCAATGAATATACAACCAGATCACAATTATTAGAAGACTTTAGAAACTTAAAGATGAAATTAGAATTAAGTGATATTAAAGGTCATATCGCAGAATTTAGTAAAGATCAAGTTGGTTCAAGAATCATTCAACAAAAGATCGAAAATGCAAGTCTTGAAGAGAAACAATTGGTATTtgatgaagttgttgttgctgtacACTCTTTAATGACCGACGTATTTGGTAACTATGTTTTACAAAAGTTTTTCGAGCATGGTACAACCGAACAAAAACGTATCCTTGCCGATAAACTTAGTGGTCATATACTCTCACTTACACTTCAAATGTATGGTTGTCGTGTCATTCAAAAGGCAATTGAATCCATTGAATTGGATAAACAAATCCTTTTAATCGGTGAATTGAATGGTCATATCGTTCAATGTGTTACCGATCAAAATGGTAATCATGTCATTCAAAAGTGTATCGAAAAGATTCCAACACATTTGATTCAATTCATCATTGATTCCTTCCATGGCCACATCTATCAATTGGCAACTCATCCATATGGCTGTCGTGTAATTCAAAGAATCTTGGAACATTGTGCCGAAAAACAAGTGGCTCCAATCCTTGATGAATTAATGCGTTGTGCCGTTTCATTGGTTCAAGATCAATATGGTAACTATGTCATCCAACACGTATTGGAGAATGGAACACCACGTGATAAGAGTGCAATCGTATGCAAACTTCAAGGTCAAATCTATAATCTTAGTCAACACAAGTTTGCAAGTAATGTCATTGAAAAATGTGTTCAACATGGATGTACAGCCGAGAGAATCCTCATCATCAATGAGATATTGGGTGATGCAAACTCTCCAAATTCTTCAAATGTTTTACTCAAAATCTTAAAGGATCCATACGCAAACTATGTTATTCAAAAGATTTTAGATATTGTTGAACCTGCTCAACGTGATATGATCATCAATCGTATTCAACCATTTGTTCCAACTCTTAAAAAAGTCACTCCTGGAAAACATATCATTTcaagaattgaaaaatattctgcaaataataattaa
- the mrps10 gene encoding ribosomal protein S10, mitochondrial, whose protein sequence is MSVSQTIVGNGRKIVSFNLQGIDKVLPYIAKRIAWAAKLSGIKTVGPLPLPSTSRQWTVNKSPHTDKHSRDQYEMKVNKRLVQIDAPVQTADMFVKFVQTKLPPISATVDIKIEERVYLPTEDFYSDKRIA, encoded by the coding sequence atgtcaGTTTCACAAACAATTGTTGGTAATGGACGTAAAATTGTATCATTCAATTTACAAGGAATTGATAAAGTTTTACCATATATCGCAAAACGTATAGCATGGGCAGCAAAATTATCAGGTATTAAAACTGTTGGACCATTACCATTGCCAAGTACCAGTAGACAATGGACTGTAAATAAATCACCACACACAGATAAACATTCACGTGATCAATATGAAATGAAAGTAAATAAAAGATTGGTTCAAATCGATGCTCCAGTTCAAACAGCCGATATGTTTGTTAAATTCGTTCAAACTAAATTACCACCAATTTCTGCAACTGTCGATATCAAAATAGAAGAAAGAGTTTATCTTCCAACTGAAGATTTTTATTCTGATAAAAGAATTgcttaa
- the psmG1 gene encoding proteasome assembly chaperone 1: MFGFEIQPVRSRNWEIEEEEDQEVVSVEIPKPSISFVNDNYKLEFNNNNDTPFNIIVSTNGSPSIFVKGCFESNQFDEIADISYSDIKPLKTTNTNTVLNNKCTVYRHKIEKSMIFITVQYDLPSERCFGFTELVLNTFKNVSQVLVLDKILNTHYLSQNYTHPIPPFTRAIFNSLFKNDYSLTPLESSNIIENLSASFLTICQVKYIPACSILNLYESHLNIESVQSFTPIVKSIYPQLFNNSSLKQEDITSQFKLMINALNKRNDKGMYM; the protein is encoded by the exons ATGTTTGGATTTGAAATTCAACCAGTAAGATCAAGAAATTGGGAAattgaagaggaagaagatcAAGAAGTTGTATCAGTTGAAATACCAAAACcatcaatttcttttgttaatgataattataaattagaatttaataataataatgatacacCATTCAATATTATTGTATCAACTAATGGTTCACCATCAATTTTCGTAAAAGGTTGTTTTGAGTCAAATCAATTCGATGAAATTGCTGATATTTCATATAGTGATATT aaaccattaaaaacaaccaatacaaatacagttttaaataataaatgtacAGTTTACAGACATAAAATCGAGAAATCAATGATATTCATTACAGTTCAATATGATTTACCAAGTGAAAGATGTTTTGGATTCACAGAGTTAGTTTTAAatacatttaaaaatgtttcaCAAGTTTTAGTTTTAGATAAAATATTGAATACTCATTATCTCTCTCAAAATTATACTCATCCAATTCCACCCTTCACAAGAGCAATCTTTAAttctctttttaaaaat gaTTATTCATTAACTCCATTAGAATCATCAAacattattgaaaatttaagtGCTTCATTTTTAACTATT tgtCAAGTTAAATATATTCCAGCATGTtcaattttgaatttatatgaATCACATTTAAATATAGAGAGTGTTCAATCTTTTACACCAATTGTTAAATCTATTTATCCACAATTATTCAATAATAGTTCTTTAAAGCAAGAAGATATTACTtcacaatttaaattaatgattAATGCTTTAAACAAAAGAAATGACAAAGGAATGTATATGTAA
- the adamts gene encoding a disintegrin-like and metallopeptidase with thrombospondin type 1 motif (Similar to reprolysin type), producing the protein MKIKSLIILIITILFLKKINSAFVYPRPSELTPIKLKPIISIGNFCPYKNYGVQLTINKINYNLVIDTVNSVTTLSSKECRYGCLRLPRLYIPSSKTKVDKEISKGYYKDSTVWQGYVVGEKIIINHNLTTKSEIKMIALTSQSKPPANPICESSSMLAHGIIGVGQSKEINSFVRQFSGMNNIPPIFSLTMCPENPRIWFGGYDPSVLEEPKKFAFTRSEGDSYGFTINNVYIGPNTLYQVTDFVWKSELDTSTPFIHLPSSVFHQAIQVLSRERHFNKYFNTRFFTEKKCVLNPLANFTIDQINGLLPKFRIVFKSNLPNSEISLDAVPSYLVIEGDKACPGIVESLDYNSRFGVSLFQQYMVLFDQVNGLVAMGRASCKPNRWVPGSNWGECKRDLNSTDIREGGINCEMQTRPLKCINGRNKRVADSLCHGIFKPLYKRPCYKEEESSEHHNDNSSSSHHPSIFVDNDDDDQNENSPPPATKNGKKITPKPVRTKKPTTDCKVDIGTWKVMGNWSDCDQICGSGLQTREVLCISINGELLDQERCNSHTKPPSERVCAVAKCQAEYHWDTSDWSGCSTQCGEGTQSRFSTCIDSSVWRNVDSLNCKGPMPILERECLGQPLCSKFKWDWEPCQPSCPEMAYVYCYNSSSATKVDNSFCKQIPNLFIPIDCKCYKTKKHLQTTSTSEFSDSTSNSSKLILPLISLNIIYSILILFITIKLI; encoded by the exons atgaaaatcaaaagtttaataattttaataataacaatattatttttaaaaaaaataaattcagcATTTGTTTATCCGAGACCTTCCGAATTaacaccaattaaattaaaaccaattatttcaattggtaatttttGTCCTTACAAAAAT tatggTGTTCaattaacaataaataaaatcaattataatttggTTATTGATACAGTAAATTCTGTAACaacattatcatcaaaaGAATGTAGATATGGATGTTTACGTTTACCTAGATTATATATTCCAAGTTCAAAAACGAAAGTTGAtaaagaaatttcaaaaggATATTATAAAGATTCAACAGTATGGCAAGGTTATGTTGTTggtgaaaaaattattattaatcatAACTTAACAACAAAAtctgaaattaaaatgattgCATTAACATCACAATCGAAACCACCTGCAAATccaa tttgtgAATCATCAAGTATGTTAGCACATGGTATAATTGGTGTTGGtcaatcaaaagaaattaattcatttgttAGACAATTTTCAGGTATGAATAATATACCaccaatattttcattaacaaTGTGTCCAGAGAATCCAAGAATTTGGTTTGGTGGATATGATCCAAGTGTTTTAGAAGAACCAAAAAAGTTTGCATTTACAAGATCAGAGGGTGACTCATATGgatttacaattaataatgtttATATTGGACCAAATACATTATATCAAGTTACAGATTTTGTATGGAAATCTGAATTGGATACAAGTACACCATTCATTCATTTACCATCATCAGTTTTTCATCAAGCAATTCAAGTTTTATCAAGAGAGAgacattttaataaatattttaatactCGTTTCTTTACTGAAAAGAAATGTGTACTAAATCCACTTGCAAACTTTACAATTGATCAAATTAATGGGTTATTACCAAAATTTagaattgtttttaaatcaaatttgcCAAACTCTGAAATCTCTTTAGATGCAGTACCATCCTATTTGGTAATTGAAGGTGATAAAGCATGCCCTGGTATAGTTGAGTCATTGGATTATAATTCAAGATTTGGTGTTTCATTATTTCAACAATATATGGTTTTATTTGATCAAGTCAATGGTTTAGTTGCGATGGGTAGAGCAAGTTGTAAACCAAATCGTTGGGTACCTGGTAGTAATTGGGGTGAATGTAAAAgagatttaaattcaactgATATTAGAGAAGGTGGTATAAATTGTGAAATGCAAACTCGTCCATTAAAATGTATAAATGGTAGAAATAAACGTGTTGCTGATTCTCTTTGTCATGGTATTTTTAAACCACTCTACAAAAGACCATGTtataaagaagaagaatcaTCTGAACATCATAATGACAATTCTTCATCAAGTCATCATCCATCAATATTTGTTGAtaatgacgatgatgatcaaaatgaaaattcaccTCCACCAGCAACTAAAAATGGTAAGAAAATAACACCAAAACCAGTTAGAACTAAAAAACCAACAACAGATTGTAAAGTTGATATTGGTACTTGGAAAGTAATGGGAAATTGGTCTGATTGTGATCAAATTTGTGGTTCAGGTTTACAAACTAGAGAGGTACTTTGTATTTCGATCAATGGTGAGTTATTAGATCAAGAAAGATGTAATTCTCATACTAAACCACCAAGTGAACGTGTTTGTGCAGTTGCAAAATGTCAAGCTGAGTATCATTGGGATACTTCAGATTGGTCAGGTTGTTCGACTCAATGTGGTGAAGGTACACAAAGTCGTTTTTCAACATGTATAGATTCATCAGTTTGGAGAAATGttgattcattaaattgTAAAGGTCCAATGCCAATTCTTGAAAGAGAATGTCTTGGTCAACCATTATGTAGTAAATTCAAATGGGATTGGGAACCTTGTCAACCAAGCTGTCCAGAAATGGCTTATGTCTATTGTTATAACTCTTCATCAGCTACAAAAGttgataattcattttgTAAACAAATTCCAAATCTATTCATTCCAATAGATTGTAAATgttataaaacaaaaaaacatttacaaACAACTTCAACTTCTGAATTCTCTGACAGTacttcaaattcttcaaaattaatattacctttaatttcattaaatattatttattcaattttaattttatttataacaataaaattaatttaa